The following coding sequences lie in one Streptomyces venezuelae genomic window:
- a CDS encoding acyl-CoA carboxylase epsilon subunit gives MDAAERRTALLRIERGQASDEELAAVAVTLLSLAAGRPPGGEDRPHAPRRSEAWRPPEAARAYRAPHSWR, from the coding sequence ATGGACGCTGCCGAACGTAGGACCGCCCTGCTCAGGATCGAGCGCGGGCAGGCCAGCGACGAAGAGCTCGCCGCTGTTGCCGTGACACTGCTCTCGCTGGCCGCCGGCCGGCCGCCGGGCGGGGAGGACCGGCCGCACGCGCCGCGCCGGAGCGAGGCCTGGCGCCCGCCGGAGGCCGCCCGGGCCTACCGGGCACCGCACAGCTGGCGCTGA
- a CDS encoding acyl-CoA carboxylase subunit beta has product MAAIRAQALAGPGEQATAAQHARGKLTARERIALLLDEDSFQEVEQLRRHRATGFGLEAKKPYTDGVVTGWGTVEGRTVFVYAHDFRIFGGALGEAHATKIHKIMDMAIAAGAPLVSLNDGAGARIQEGVAALAGYGGIFQRNTKASGVIPQISVMLGPCAGGAAYSPALTDFVFMVRDTSQMFITGPDVIKAVTGEDVTQNGLGGADVHAETSGVCHFAYDDEETCLAEVRYLLSLLPSNNRQAPPAAACTDPAARPTPRLLEVVPADGSRPYDMHQVLAELLDDGEYLEVHERWARNIICALARLDGQVVAVVANQPQALAGVLDIEASEKAARFVQMCDAFNIPILTLLDVPGFLPGVDQEHGGIIRHGAKLLYAYCNATVPRISLVLRKAYGGAYIVMDSQSIGADLTYAWPTNEIAVMGAEGAANVIFRKQIAAAQDPGAMRARLAKEYRAELMHPYYAAERGLVDDVIDPAATREVLIRALAMLRTKHADLPSRKHGNPPQ; this is encoded by the coding sequence CTGGCCGCGATCCGCGCGCAGGCGCTGGCCGGGCCGGGCGAGCAGGCCACCGCGGCCCAGCACGCCCGGGGCAAGCTGACCGCCCGCGAGCGCATCGCCCTGCTCCTGGACGAGGATTCCTTCCAGGAGGTGGAGCAGCTGCGCCGGCACCGGGCCACCGGGTTCGGCCTGGAGGCCAAGAAGCCGTACACGGACGGGGTCGTCACCGGCTGGGGCACGGTGGAGGGCCGCACCGTCTTCGTCTACGCCCACGACTTCCGCATCTTCGGCGGCGCGCTCGGCGAGGCGCACGCCACCAAGATCCACAAGATCATGGACATGGCCATCGCGGCCGGCGCGCCGCTGGTCTCCCTCAACGACGGGGCCGGCGCCCGGATCCAGGAGGGCGTGGCGGCGCTGGCCGGCTACGGCGGCATCTTCCAGCGCAACACCAAGGCCTCCGGCGTCATCCCGCAGATCTCGGTGATGCTGGGCCCGTGCGCGGGCGGCGCCGCCTACAGCCCGGCGCTGACCGACTTCGTGTTCATGGTCCGCGACACCTCGCAGATGTTCATCACCGGCCCCGACGTCATCAAGGCCGTCACCGGCGAGGACGTCACCCAAAACGGGCTGGGCGGCGCGGACGTGCACGCCGAGACCTCCGGGGTGTGCCACTTCGCCTACGACGACGAGGAGACCTGCCTGGCCGAGGTCCGCTACCTGCTGTCCCTGCTGCCCTCGAACAACCGCCAGGCCCCGCCGGCCGCGGCCTGCACCGACCCCGCCGCCCGGCCCACCCCCCGCCTGCTGGAGGTGGTGCCCGCCGACGGCAGCCGCCCCTACGACATGCACCAGGTGCTGGCCGAACTCCTGGACGACGGCGAGTACCTGGAGGTCCACGAGCGCTGGGCCCGCAACATCATCTGCGCCCTGGCCCGCCTGGACGGCCAGGTCGTCGCCGTCGTCGCCAACCAGCCCCAGGCGCTGGCCGGTGTCCTCGACATCGAGGCCTCGGAGAAGGCCGCCCGCTTCGTCCAGATGTGCGACGCCTTCAACATCCCGATCCTCACCCTGCTGGACGTGCCCGGCTTCCTGCCCGGCGTCGACCAGGAGCACGGCGGCATCATCCGCCACGGCGCCAAGCTCCTCTACGCGTACTGCAACGCCACCGTCCCGCGGATCTCCCTGGTGCTGCGCAAGGCGTACGGCGGCGCCTACATCGTCATGGACAGCCAGTCCATCGGCGCCGACCTCACCTACGCCTGGCCCACCAACGAGATCGCGGTGATGGGCGCCGAGGGCGCCGCCAACGTCATCTTCCGCAAGCAGATCGCCGCCGCCCAGGACCCCGGGGCGATGCGCGCCCGCCTGGCCAAGGAGTACAGGGCCGAGCTGATGCACCCCTACTACGCCGCCGAACGCGGCCTGGTCGACGACGTCATCGACCCCGCCGCCACCCGCGAAGTCCTCATCCGCGCGCTGGCCATGCTGCGCACCAAACACGCCGACCTGCCCTCCCGCAAACACGGCAACCCCCCGCAGTAA